The Lysobacter luteus genome contains the following window.
CGTCGGATACAAGCGCGTGGTGGACTACAACGTCCGCATCCAGGTCAAGCCGGATGGCTCCGGCGTGGTCACCGATGGCGTCAAGCTGTCGGCCAACCCGTTCGACGAGATCGCGCTGGAAGAGGCCCTGCGCTTGCGCGACAAGGGCATCGCCACCGAAGTGATCGTCGCCACGATCGCGCCTGCCGATGCCCAGGCGCACCTGCGCAACGGCTTGGCGATGGGTGCCAATCGCGCCATCCACGTGGTCACCGAGGCGGGCCAGGACATCCAGCCGCTGACGGCCGCGCGGATCTTCCTCAAGCTGATCGAGAAGGAGCAGCCGGACCTCGTGATCCTGGGCAAGCAGGCCATCGACGACGACGCCAACCAGACCGGCCAGATGCTGGCGACGATCTGGGGCCGCCCGCAGGCGACCTTTGCGTCCAAGCTCGAGGTTGCCGACGGCAAGGCCACCGTCACCCGCGAGGTCGACGCCGGCCTTGAGACGCTGGAAGTCGACCTGCCGGCCGTGGTCACCACCGACCTGCGCCTCAACGAGCCCCGCTTCATCAAGCTGCCCGACATCATGAAGGCCAAGAGCAAGCCGCTGGAAGCGATCCCGTTTGCCGACCTCGGCGTGGAGGCCGGCAAAGGACTTAAGACCACCGCCTACGCACCGCCGCCCAAGCGCAGCAAGGGCGTGATGGTGAAGGACGCGGCCGAACTGGTCGCCGCACTCAAGCAGAAGGGGCTCCTCTGATGTCCAAGGTCCTGATCGTCGCCGAGCACCTCGACGGCAAGCTCAATGCCTCCACCGCCAAGTGCGTGACCGCCGCGCTGGCGCTGTCGCCGGAAGCCATCGACATCGTGGTGCTGGCTGCCGACCCGGCCGCGGTTGCCGCCGAGGCCGCGCAGATCGATGGCGTCGCCCGCGTGCTGACCGTCACCAATGAAGCCAACGCGCAGGCCGTGGCCCAGGTGCTCGCACCGCAGGTGGCGAAGCTGGCCGACGGCTACAGCCATGTGTTCGGCCCCTCCACCACCTTCGGCAAGGACCTGATGCCGTGCGTTGCCGCGCTGCTGGGCGTGCCGCAGGTAAGTGACGTGATGTCGGTGGAGGGCAGCCACACCTTTAAGCGCCCGATCTACGCCGGCAACGCCATCATCACCGTCGAGGCACCTGCCGCCAGCATCGTGGTCGCCACCGTGCGTACGGCGTCGTGGTCCGAGGCCGGCAAGGGTGGCAGCGCGCCGGTAGAAGCCGCGAGTGTGCAGGCCGAGCTGCCGACCCACAGCCGTTTCATCGGCCTCGCCGCGGGCTCGTCCGACCGCCCCGACCTGCAGAGCGCCAAGCGGGTGGTATCCGGCGGCCGCGGCGTGGGCTCGGCGGAGAGCTTCAAGATCATCTACGACTTCGCCGACAGGATTGGCGCCGCCGTGGGCGCCTCCCGCGCCGCCGTCGACGCCGGCTACGTGCCCAACGAGATGCAGGTCGGCCAGACCGGCAAGATTATTGCCCCCGAGCTCTACATCGCCGTGGGCATCTCTGGCGCGATCCAGCACCTCACGGGCATCAAGGACGCCGGTACCATCGTGGCGATCAACAAGGATGCGGATTCGGCGATCTTCGAGGTGGCCGATTACGGGCTGGTGGGAGACCTCTTCAAGGTGTTGCCGGAGTTGGAGGCCGCGCTAGGGTGACTACCTGTGACGCGGCGGGACGCGAAAGGTTTGCCACCCCGCGCATTGCGGTGATCATCCCGAGCTATCGGGTCACCCGTCACATCCTCGATGTCATTGCACGCATCAACGGTGAGTGTCAACAGATCTTCGTGGTCGACGATGCCTGCCCGGACGGATCGGGGCATTACGTCGCCGAGCATTGCCGCGATCCCCGGGTCCGCGTGCTCTGGAATCCGCAGAACCTGGGGGTTGGAGGTGCAGTGATCGCCGGCTATCGCGCTGCGCTCGAAGCGGGTGCCGACATCCTGGTGAAGATCGACGGCGATGGCCAGATGCCGCCCGAACTGCTCAGCCGTTTCGTGGCGCCGATTATCGAGGGCAAGGCGGATTACACTAAAGGTAACCGGTTCTATGACTTGGCCATGGTGCGATCAATGCCGCCGATACGACTCTTGGGCAACGCTGGGCTGTCGTTCATGTCGAAGGCGTCTAGTGGCTATTGGGATCTGTTCGATCCGACCAACGGGTATACGGCCATTCACGCCCGCGTGGCAGCGCATCTGCCGACCGAGCGCATCAGTAACCGCTATTTCTTCGAGTCGGACATGCTGTTCCGCCTCAATACACTCAGGGCAGTGGTCGTCGACATTCCGATGGCGGCCCGTTACAACGACGAGGTCAGCAACCTCAAGATCTCCCGGATTCTGGGCGATTTCCTTCGCGGTCACCTGCGGAACTTCTCCAAGCGCCTTTTCTACAACTACTTTCTGCGCGACATGTCCGCCGCCTCCCTGCAACTGCTTCTGGGCGCGGCGCTGGTGTTCGGGGGAAGCGTCTACGGCGCATGGAAATGGCTGTCGCAGGCAGGAGCGCCGGCCACCGCCGGCACGGTGATGCTGGCGGCGCTCCCGATCATCATCGGCCTGCAACTGCTGTTGGCCTTCCTGATGTGGGATATGCAGTCGGTGCCGCGAATACCCGTTGCGGGACGGTTGCCACAGGATCCTGACTCCATACAACCCAGAACAGGAACTTCGGCATGACAGATGGGCCCACATCCGTCCTGGTGACGGGCGCGGACGGATTCATCGGAAAGAATCTGGTCGTCAGGCTGTCAGAGGACCCAGCACAGTTCGTCGTGCATCCAGTGACCCGACGCACCTCCCCGGCGGAACTGGCCGACGCCGTCGGAAGTTGCGACGTGGTTGTTCACCTGGCTGGCGTCAATCGACCACAGACCGAGTCGGAGTTCGGGAGCGGGAACGTGGGGAGCACCGAGACGCTCGTCCGCCTTCTCGAAGCGGCAGCGCCGAAGCCGGTTCTGTTCTCCTCGTCTACGCAGGCTGTGGCGGATAACGCCTACGGGCGCAGCAAACTGGATGCGGAGCAGTGCCTCGAGGGGTATTCCGCGCGGACCGGTGCGACGACGATCTCGTATCGTCTAACGAACGTCTTCGGCAAGTGGTGCCGACCTCATTACAATTCCGCGGTCGCTACGTTCTGCCATCTGGTCGCACGCGGAGAGGCGCTGGACATCCATGATCCGGCCGCTCCGCTCAGGCTGCTCTACATCGATGATCTGGTCGACCACCTCGTGACCGATATACGTGCCGTCCATTCGGGACGGCCGCCGCGCGCAGAGATCGGCCCCGTATACGAGACCACAGTCGGCGCATTGGCGGAGGAGCTGCGGCAGTTTGCAAGTGTGCCGATCACCCATGATATTCCTCGCACGGGCACCGGCCTGACTCGTGCCCTCTACGCGACCTACCTGTCCCACCTCGAGCCCTCGTCGTTCTCGTTTCCGCTAACCCGCCACGTAGACGCGCGCGGCGCGTTCTCGGAGATGCTGCGCACAGCCGACTCTGGGCAGTTCTCGTTCTTCACGGCCGGGCCAGGCGTCAAACGCGGCGGCCATTATCACCATACGAAGAACGAGAAATTTCTTGTCGTCCGGGGAGCTGCCCGCTATCGCTTTCGGCACGTCGTCAGCGGGGAAACATACGAACTGACCACCGTCGCGGAAGATGCGCGAGTCGTGATGACCGTGCCCGGATGGACGCACGACATCACGAATATCGGTGATGAGGAAATGGTCGTCATGCTTTGGGCCAATGAAGCCTTCGACCGTTCCAGACCTGACACGATCGCGAACCCACTTTGATTTGGATGACATGACTAATCTCGACACCTTTAAGGGCAAAAGCCTCCTGATCACCGGCGGCACGGGTTCTTTCGGCAATGCCGTGCTGCGGCGCTTCCTCAGTTCTGACATCGGGGAAATCCGGGTCTTCAGCCGGGACGAGAAGAAGCAGGACGATATGCGCTCGGCGATCAGCAGTGATCGACTGAAGTTCTATCTGGGTGACGTCCGGGACCCCCAGAGCGTCAAGGACGCACTCAAGGGCGTGGATTTCGTGTTCCATGCAGCGGCGCTGAAGCAGGTGCCTTCCTGCGAGTTCCATCCGATGCAGGCAGTGCAGACGAACATCCTCGGGACCGAGAACGTTCTCAACGCCGCGATCGAGAACGATGTCTCCCGTGTCGTGGTTCTCAGTACCGACAAGGCGGTCTATCCCATCAACGCGATGGGCATGTCGAAGGCACTGGCCGAGAAAGTCATGGTGGCCAAGTCCCGAGCCTGCCAAGGCAGTGGCCCGGTATTTTCGGCAACGCGCTACGGCAATGTCATGGCTTCGCGAGGCTCAGTGATCCCACTTTTCGTCAGTCAGCTGTTGTCGGGAAAATCCATCACGATCACCGACCCGGGAATGACGCGCTTCCTCATGTCGCTCGATGAATCCGTTGACCTCGTGCTGCACGCGTTCCACCACGCGAAGCCCGGTGACATCTTCGTGCAGAAGTCTCCCGCATCGACGATTCAGGTACTGGCGAAAGCCATCGCTGAAATGCTCGATCGTGAAGCGTCCATCCGCATCATCGGCACACGCCACGGCGAGAAGCTCTTCGAAACGCTGGTTTCCCGCGAGGAGATGGCGCGTGCAGAGGATCTGGGGCGGTACTACCGCATCCCCGCCGACGCACGCGATCTGAACTACGACCAGTACACGGCCGAAGGCGAGACCGAAATCTCGCTGCTCGAGGATTACACCTCTCACAACACGCATCGCTTGGATATCGAGGCTGTGAAGGAAGTTGTCTCCAAGCTCGGTCCGCTGGAGGCGATGCGTGCTTAAGGTCGCGACAATTGTTGGGACCCGTCCGGAGATAATCAGACTGTCGAGAGTCATGGCGATGCTCGACGGCCACTGCGATCACGTTCTGATTCACACCGGTCAGAACTACGATTACGAGCTCAACGGAATCTTCTTCGAAGAGCTGCAGATTCGGACGCCGGACTTCTTCCTGGAGGCCGCGGGCGCGAGCACGGCCCAAACCATCGGCCAGATCATCGCGAAAACGGATGTGGTTCTGGACAGCGTTCGTCCGGATGCGGTACTCGTCCTGGGCGACACCAACTCCTGTCTGGCGGCTCTCGCGGCCAAGCGTCGCAAGATCCCGATCTTCCACATGGAAGCCGGTAACCGCTGCTTTGACTTCCGGGTGCCGGAGGAGATCAATCGGCGCATCGTGGACCATTTGGCGGACATCAATCTGACCTACAGCCAGATTGCGCGCGAGTATCTGCTGCGCGAGGGATTGCCGCCCGACCAGATCATCTGCACGGGCAGCCCCATGCGCGAGGTGATCGACCACTACCGACCGGGCATCGATGGCTCCGGGATCCTCCGCACGCTCGGACTCGTTGACGGTCGCTATTACGTCGTCAGCGCGCATCGCGAGGAGAACGTCGACTCGGATCAGAAGCTGCGCAAGCTCTTCGACGTGCTGACGCACCTGGCGGTGGACCGGGACTCGGACGTCATCGTGTCCACCCATCCGCGCACCCGCAAGCGCATCGAGGCGCTGGGACTGAGCGCGCCCGATCGCGTGCGCTTCGAGAAACCGTTCGGCTTCCTCGACTACGTCCACCTGCAGATGCATGCGCAGGCCGTGCTGTCAGACAGCGGCACCATCACCGAGGAGTCGTCGATCCTCGACTTCCCCGCGATCAACATCCGGGACGCGCACGAGCGACCGGAGGGGTTCGAGGAAGGCGCGGTCATCATGACGGGCCTGGAACTGCGCGACG
Protein-coding sequences here:
- a CDS encoding electron transfer flavoprotein subunit beta/FixA family protein, whose amino-acid sequence is MKILVGYKRVVDYNVRIQVKPDGSGVVTDGVKLSANPFDEIALEEALRLRDKGIATEVIVATIAPADAQAHLRNGLAMGANRAIHVVTEAGQDIQPLTAARIFLKLIEKEQPDLVILGKQAIDDDANQTGQMLATIWGRPQATFASKLEVADGKATVTREVDAGLETLEVDLPAVVTTDLRLNEPRFIKLPDIMKAKSKPLEAIPFADLGVEAGKGLKTTAYAPPPKRSKGVMVKDAAELVAALKQKGLL
- a CDS encoding polysaccharide biosynthesis protein, encoding MTNLDTFKGKSLLITGGTGSFGNAVLRRFLSSDIGEIRVFSRDEKKQDDMRSAISSDRLKFYLGDVRDPQSVKDALKGVDFVFHAAALKQVPSCEFHPMQAVQTNILGTENVLNAAIENDVSRVVVLSTDKAVYPINAMGMSKALAEKVMVAKSRACQGSGPVFSATRYGNVMASRGSVIPLFVSQLLSGKSITITDPGMTRFLMSLDESVDLVLHAFHHAKPGDIFVQKSPASTIQVLAKAIAEMLDREASIRIIGTRHGEKLFETLVSREEMARAEDLGRYYRIPADARDLNYDQYTAEGETEISLLEDYTSHNTHRLDIEAVKEVVSKLGPLEAMRA
- a CDS encoding glycosyltransferase family 2 protein; translation: MTTCDAAGRERFATPRIAVIIPSYRVTRHILDVIARINGECQQIFVVDDACPDGSGHYVAEHCRDPRVRVLWNPQNLGVGGAVIAGYRAALEAGADILVKIDGDGQMPPELLSRFVAPIIEGKADYTKGNRFYDLAMVRSMPPIRLLGNAGLSFMSKASSGYWDLFDPTNGYTAIHARVAAHLPTERISNRYFFESDMLFRLNTLRAVVVDIPMAARYNDEVSNLKISRILGDFLRGHLRNFSKRLFYNYFLRDMSAASLQLLLGAALVFGGSVYGAWKWLSQAGAPATAGTVMLAALPIIIGLQLLLAFLMWDMQSVPRIPVAGRLPQDPDSIQPRTGTSA
- a CDS encoding electron transfer flavoprotein subunit alpha/FixB family protein — protein: MSKVLIVAEHLDGKLNASTAKCVTAALALSPEAIDIVVLAADPAAVAAEAAQIDGVARVLTVTNEANAQAVAQVLAPQVAKLADGYSHVFGPSTTFGKDLMPCVAALLGVPQVSDVMSVEGSHTFKRPIYAGNAIITVEAPAASIVVATVRTASWSEAGKGGSAPVEAASVQAELPTHSRFIGLAAGSSDRPDLQSAKRVVSGGRGVGSAESFKIIYDFADRIGAAVGASRAAVDAGYVPNEMQVGQTGKIIAPELYIAVGISGAIQHLTGIKDAGTIVAINKDADSAIFEVADYGLVGDLFKVLPELEAALG
- a CDS encoding UDP-N-acetyl glucosamine 2-epimerase, with protein sequence MAMLDGHCDHVLIHTGQNYDYELNGIFFEELQIRTPDFFLEAAGASTAQTIGQIIAKTDVVLDSVRPDAVLVLGDTNSCLAALAAKRRKIPIFHMEAGNRCFDFRVPEEINRRIVDHLADINLTYSQIAREYLLREGLPPDQIICTGSPMREVIDHYRPGIDGSGILRTLGLVDGRYYVVSAHREENVDSDQKLRKLFDVLTHLAVDRDSDVIVSTHPRTRKRIEALGLSAPDRVRFEKPFGFLDYVHLQMHAQAVLSDSGTITEESSILDFPAINIRDAHERPEGFEEGAVIMTGLELRDVRQALDVVESARASRGTADGRMTRLVADYAATNVSDKVLRILLSYTSYVNRKVWHKPS
- a CDS encoding polysaccharide biosynthesis C-terminal domain-containing protein, whose protein sequence is MTDGPTSVLVTGADGFIGKNLVVRLSEDPAQFVVHPVTRRTSPAELADAVGSCDVVVHLAGVNRPQTESEFGSGNVGSTETLVRLLEAAAPKPVLFSSSTQAVADNAYGRSKLDAEQCLEGYSARTGATTISYRLTNVFGKWCRPHYNSAVATFCHLVARGEALDIHDPAAPLRLLYIDDLVDHLVTDIRAVHSGRPPRAEIGPVYETTVGALAEELRQFASVPITHDIPRTGTGLTRALYATYLSHLEPSSFSFPLTRHVDARGAFSEMLRTADSGQFSFFTAGPGVKRGGHYHHTKNEKFLVVRGAARYRFRHVVSGETYELTTVAEDARVVMTVPGWTHDITNIGDEEMVVMLWANEAFDRSRPDTIANPL